The following nucleotide sequence is from Panthera uncia isolate 11264 unplaced genomic scaffold, Puncia_PCG_1.0 HiC_scaffold_2388, whole genome shotgun sequence.
TGCGCCTCTCCTGAGAAACccagaactggggcgcctgggtggctcagtcggttaagcaactgactggctccggtcatgatctcagggttcgtgagttcaagccccacatcagtctctgtgctgccagctcggagcctggagcctgcttcagatgctatgtctccttctctctgcccctcctccacttgtgctctctttctctctcaaaaataaataaaatgtaagaaaaattaaaaaaaaaaaaaaaagaaacccagaactGCAGCAGGCTGGCCACATTTCCTCCTTCTAACTGGGAGGGCGGCGCGGgtaggtgggggcgggggcgtcGGGGGCTTCTCcatcttccccccctcccccctccaccgtGGGATACATCACAGACAacggggcggggggatggggaaGCGGGGCGTGGGAACCAGCTGTCCTTTAGTTGGAGCCTCCAGGTGTCAGGCCTGATCTGCACTTTCGACGTCGCGCCCCCAGTGTGAGACGCAGGAACGCAGGCCACGGCAGGGGTGAGGAGGCCGAGGCCCGCGGAGGGCTCCGGCCGGGTCCCCACGCCCCGCGGCCGAGCGGCTCCGCCCACAGGGgccaggcagggggcagggcagggctgcagggCCGAGCGGCGGCCACTCAGGAGGCGTCCAGCGAGCCGCGAGGACCATGGAGCCGGTGTCCCTGCAGGACTTCGTTTGCGCCCTGGACCCCGCCTCCCTCCCGCGTGTACTGCGAGTCTGCTCGGGGGTCTACTTCCAGGGTGAGTGAGGGGCCGGCACCCctccggcccccgcccccgccgctgcCCGGCTCTCGctgggtgtggggcaggggcGCCGCCCCGGGCGGCAGAAACCCGGGAAACCCAGCCACGCTGCCACTGCCCAAGTCCAAGTGTACCCAACCTCTCCGGGCCTCGGTTTTTGCTTTCGTGGAACGGGGGGGCGCTGACTGCCCCGCAGGGTGATGAGAAGTCACCGGCCTTACACACTCGGGTGGGTGGAACCGAGCCAGGCGGGGGGGGTGGAACCGCGGTGCGCACCGGCGGAGGTCTGGCGGTGGGGAAGCCGAAATTCAGGGCTCGAACCGGGTCAGGCCTCCCGCGCACCCTCCCACTCCTCGCCCTTGACGCCCGTCTACGCGCCTCCGTTCGGTCCCTTCAGCCCACCTTGGCCCTCGGCTTTGCAGCCTGATCTGATCAGCAATTCAGTTCTCGGCTTGAATggctgcttccccccccccccccccccggcagcccccccccccctctgccccccgcGGAACTTGCCCACGTGCCCCCCCggttcccgggggggggggcccccggggggcccAGTGACTAGTGCCNNNNNNNNNNNNNNNNNNNNNNNNNNNNNNNNNNNNNNNNNNNNNNNNNNNNNNNNNNNNNNNNNNNNNNNNNNNNNNNNNNNNNNNNNNNNNNNNNNNNtcccccccccccccccccccaccggcagcctcccccgctctctgctcCTCGCGGAACTTGCACACGTGCCCACCTGGTTCCCAGGGATGGGTGCACCGCGGGGGCTCAGTCACTAGTGACAGCCGAAGGAGCGAGAGGGGCGGGGTTCACTGGCGGCGGAGGGGAGAGGCAGCTGCTCCGAGGTGGTGGGGGGAGTCGCGGGCAGAGTGGGGGCAGcggaggtgcagggagagggaaCTTGACgactggttggggggggggggtccttcctTAGAAAGCAAACTAGTGCAAGGGTGCCTGGCCACATCTGTTCCCTCTTTCTGGTCCCCTGCGCGGCACAGCAGCTCCCGGTGAAGTGTTCCGAGGCCACCCCGGGGGAGGGCAGCATCCGCCGCCACACCCTGGTCCCCTTGGGAATCTGGCAGATGCGGGTTCAGACGCCGACTGGCCTCCTCTGGGGGCTCCCTGCCGGCGCCTCCGGCTGTTTGCGCTCCTCCCGATGTCCCCTGACCACGGCGTGTCGcaaagcctgtttcctcatcctgCCCGACCCGGGGCGCGGGAAGTGGCGGAAGTCCGGGTGACAGAAGAACCAGGGAGGAGGCCAGGTGgcgggagaaaaaaaaaaaaaaagctgttttttaatgtttatttatttttgagagacagagcgtgagtgggggtggggggacagagagagagggagacatagaatccaaagcaggctccaggctcctagctgtcagcacagagccctacagggGCGGAAGAACTCAcagacagggagatcatgacttgagccaaagtcggccgctcaaccaacggagccacccaggtgcccaggaagggcagggaggggggtcggggggagaagcagggctcatctgaagtggggcttgtgttTTCACTGAGGCGGGATTCAAagtcacgaatggtgagatcgtgacctgagccaaagtcagatgtttaacctactgagccacccagacacccgtaagcttttttaaaaatgtttatttatttgagagagttggggggggtgCGGCgcagaggattccaagcaggttgcacactgacagcagagagtctgatgcggggcttgaactcatgggctgtgagatcatgacctaagttgaaatgggccgcttaaccactgagccgcctaggcacccctctcctgTGCTTCCTTTAAAAACAACTCATCTGAAGAAGAAAGCACCAGCGTGGCTGTTAGCCGGGTGTGTGTGTGACCTCCAGGCAGTCACTGAACTTCTGGGGTCTGACTTTGTAGCTGTACCGTAGGGATTAGGACTTCCTGCGTTAGTTCCTTGCTCAAGACTTCAACACGTGCTTAGAGGCTGGGCCTGTGCCGGCTGCAGCGACCCTGAGATGGATCAGTCCTGCCTTGCCTGTGAGCTCAGTTTAGGAGGCATGGGGAGGTGGAGAAGGCCAGAGAAGAGTGCCGCGGAGGGGTGCATCCAGCACTAAAAGAAGGCAAAGGTAGGGTTCGTGCTGCCTGAGTACCGCCGAAGCAGGGGCCCTTCGATAGGGAAAGACAGGGAAGGCCGCCCCGGGCAGCTGGAACATGTACAGACCTGTGGCAGAGCCGAGCCTGTTGGAGAACAGGGCACAACCCACCCAGCACTTGGCCCTTACTGCACCGGGACACTGAGTCAGTTTCTCCACAGGCTCCATCTACGAGATCTCTGGGAATGAGTGCTGCCTTTCCACAGGGGACCTGATCAAGGTCACCCAGGTTTGCCTCCAGAGGGTGGTCTGCGAGAACCCAGGAACCGGCCAGACCATTGAAATCGCCCCCACCTTCCGCGGTAAGGCAGCTCtccgccacccccctcccacccccagggcacTGGCCCCTCCGGGCACACCCGTGGGCTCACCGACCCCAGCTTGCACTCCTGCCTCTCTAGTTTGGCACATGTGCTCCCACATCCTCCACTACCCTGCCCCGAGGCCTGGGATGTCCTCCACGTGGTCCCACAATGCCCTTAGCCCGGCGTGGCTGCATCCTCTCCACACCCATCTCTCTGATCACATCTGCCTCTCGGCTGGGACTTTCTTTGTTCCAGGTCTTTGTCCATGTGCTTGTCCCTGTGTTGGCTCATTCACTCACCAGACATTTACTGACACTTGTGTGCCACGCCCTATGCTAGGGGCTGGGGCGTGGGGCTCTGGATGGACCGAGTGTAGCCTTCTGCAGCCTGGAGCTTCCAGGATGGCAGTGAGAGGAGGGGAACAGTAGAAGCAGACACCAGTTCACAGAGGGCTCCTGGCAGAAGTAGCCCGCCTCAGGGGTCTgtgcaggcttcctggaggaggtggctccCGAGTTGGAGGAAGGATCCCCAGAGGGAGTAACTATAGGGAGTAGCAAGTGTGTATCTGGTTACTACGTAGCCTGGTTGCTGCAGGAGGCGTGTGGCACAGTGGACCACGGCCGGACCGGATGCTGAAACTAACACCCTGGATGGGAATCCCATCTCTGCTGGCAAATAGCTGTGGTCTTGGCCAGTTCTtgggacctctctgtgcctcagcttacTCCTCTCTAACAGGGTAATCAGACTTGACGTGAGGATTCAGAGTTGCCATGCAGGAAGTACTCAGCACAGGGCGTGGCCCAGAGCTGTACCTTAACACATAttactatatatgtatgtgtatatatatattttcctgaaCCATGAGAGTGAAATACAGACATGATAACCCTTTACATCTAAATATTactgggtgggagagaggggaaagtgggtgatgggcatggaggagggcgcct
It contains:
- the LOC125917765 gene encoding protein THEMIS2-like, with the protein product MEPVSLQDFVCALDPASLPRVLRVCSGVYFQGSIYEISGNECCLSTGDLIKVTQVCLQRVVCENPGTGQTIEIAPTFRGHFSPLTGPQSYGTLNELLSAATQHSKKLPICFMSTHRITTEARVVPEDQPLLLEAVEIHHGAN